AGCGCCAGTTCGGCCAGGCGGACCTGGGCATCACGATTGAGCAGCATGGCGTAACCGGGCGCGGCGTCGCGTTCCAGGCCGCCGGAGGCATTGAGGATCAGCACATCGAGCCGCCCGTGCGCGGCGACCACCGAGTCGACGAGCGCTCGGGCACTGCCGGGATCGGCGATGTCCGCACCGGTCACCGAGGCGCTCCCGCCCGCCGCGACGATCTCCTGTGCCAGATGTTCGGCGCGGGTGCGCTTTTCGCGATAGTTGATCACCACGTGATCCCCGCGCGCCGCCAGCACCCGCGCGGTCTCCGCGCCGATGCCGCGGGACGCGCCGGTGATCAGGACGATCCGCCGATCGGTGTCCGAGGTCGCTGTCATGCCCGAAGTCCATCCCCTCGATTGCTTCTGATTCAGAAGCACTAGCCTGATACTTCGAAATGAGAAGCGCAAGTCAGCCGCCGCCCGCCAACAGCCGCGCCGACCCCTCCGCCGCACCCCTGCTGGCCGCCATGGACCTGCTCGGGCAGCGCTGGACGCTGCGCGTGATCTGGGAACTCGAACCCGGCCCGCTGGGCTTCCTCGAACTGCGCCGCCGCATGGGCAACTGCTCCTCGAGCATGCTCTCGGTGCGGCTGCAACGCCTGGTGGAAGCCGGGGTGGCGGACAAGAAGCCGGACAAGTCCTATGAATTGACCCGCGCCGGAAGGGAATTGGGGCGGGCGCTGGAACAGGTGTGGCAGTGGTCGGAGCGGTGGGCCGAGCAGCTCGAGCGAGCAG
This sequence is a window from Nocardia yunnanensis. Protein-coding genes within it:
- a CDS encoding winged helix-turn-helix transcriptional regulator; translated protein: MRSASQPPPANSRADPSAAPLLAAMDLLGQRWTLRVIWELEPGPLGFLELRRRMGNCSSSMLSVRLQRLVEAGVADKKPDKSYELTRAGRELGRALEQVWQWSERWAEQLERAGGGDA